A window of Lytechinus variegatus isolate NC3 chromosome 15, Lvar_3.0, whole genome shotgun sequence contains these coding sequences:
- the LOC121429280 gene encoding uncharacterized protein LOC121429280, giving the protein MHQPLQSGQLLDTKQVLGEHLFAKVSELHDGKTDRITGMLLEATNEDVMRMLEDAAFLKRRIEGALRVIDEEDKSIGGKEQIGEELYSHISKIEPIQCAKVTGMLLELDVKVIRRLLASPSELRLAVQKSLNSLKADGSCRDQIGEHIYGMVASDYTADSAAKITGMLLEMPDAQLQQMMEDETLLKEKISLALDALSQQQPR; this is encoded by the exons ATGCATCAACCTCTTCAGTCTGGCCAGCTCCTGGACACTAAGCAAGTACTTGGAGAGCACCTGTTTGCCAAGGTCTCTGAATTGCATGATGGGAAGACCGACCGCATCACAGGAATGCTTCTGGAAGCCACGAATGAAGATGTAATGAGGATGCTAGAGGATGCTGCCTTTCTCAAAAGAAGAATAGAGGGCGCTCTCCGAGTCATAGACGA GGAAGATAAATCTATAGGTGGAAAGGAACAAATTGGAGAAGAACTTTATTCTCATATATCGAAGATAGAACCGATTCAGTGTGCAAAAGTAACAG GAATGCTCCTAGAGTTGGATGTAAAAGTGATACGACGCTTGCTCGCATCACCCTCAGAGCTAAGGCTAGCCGTTCAGAAGTCGCTCAACTCCCTTAAGGCCGATGGAAGCTGTAGAGACCAAATTGGAGAGCATATCTATGGGATGGTGGCTAGTGATTACACTGCGGATTCTGCTGCCAAGATCACAG GGATGCTGTTGGAGATGCCAGATGCACAGCTTCAACAGATGATGGAAGATGAAACCCTTTTGAAAGAAAAGATCAGCCTTGCACTAGATGCTCTCTCTCAGCAACAGCCAAGGTGA